The following proteins come from a genomic window of Pararhodobacter sp.:
- a CDS encoding ExeA family protein, whose product MSQALGYYLDHFGLRERPFALAPDPEFIFWSPEHRGAYAMLDYGLSTRAPITLLTGEIGSGKTTLVHHFIDGLDDEVTIGMISNARPGVNDVLRRVCAALSLDLEKDLDSSDLFAVIQTFLLAQHAIGKRVLLVIDEAQNLNRNALEDLRMLTNINAGRDEVLQLLLVGQPELRTTVRRPDLVQFAQRVAASYHLPRLDPAGTAGYIASRIRHAGGNPGIFSRQAAELIYETTQGTPRLINQLCDLALTYAFAADLKMVKRDVVQQVLNDGVFFGAGGFPDA is encoded by the coding sequence ATGTCGCAGGCACTAGGCTATTATCTGGACCATTTCGGACTGCGCGAGCGGCCGTTTGCGCTGGCGCCAGACCCAGAGTTCATCTTCTGGTCGCCTGAGCATCGCGGGGCCTATGCGATGCTCGACTATGGCCTGAGCACGCGCGCGCCGATCACGTTGCTGACGGGCGAAATCGGCTCGGGGAAAACCACCCTGGTACATCATTTCATCGACGGGCTGGATGATGAGGTCACCATCGGGATGATTTCGAACGCGCGGCCCGGCGTGAATGACGTGCTGCGGCGGGTGTGTGCGGCATTGAGCCTCGACCTTGAAAAGGATCTGGACAGCTCCGACCTTTTTGCGGTGATCCAGACATTTCTGCTGGCGCAACACGCCATAGGCAAACGCGTTCTGCTGGTGATCGACGAGGCGCAAAACCTCAACCGCAACGCGTTGGAAGACCTGCGGATGCTGACCAACATCAATGCGGGCCGGGACGAGGTGCTGCAATTGCTGCTGGTCGGGCAGCCAGAATTGCGCACCACCGTGCGTCGCCCCGATCTTGTGCAATTCGCGCAACGCGTGGCGGCCAGCTATCACCTGCCGCGCCTCGATCCGGCGGGGACGGCGGGGTATATCGCCTCGCGTATTCGGCATGCGGGCGGCAATCCGGGCATTTTCAGCCGACAAGCTGCCGAGCTGATCTACGAGACCACGCAGGGCACGCCCCGATTGATCAATCAGCTTTGTGATCTGGCACTGACCTATGCGTTTGCAGCGGATCTCAAGATGGTGAAACGGGACGTGGTGCAGCAGGTCCTGAACGACGGCGTGTTTTTTGGCGCGGGCGGCTTTCCCGACGCATAA
- a CDS encoding sugar transferase, whose protein sequence is MTLHYRALPDLTGVDLGPLPTIGDLPVWDQPLLVAHPRGATPIALATPPTVLPRLKDRYALFGKRLFDIILSATALILAAPLLVLLSVALWLESGNPFYTQERLGLNGRRFRMFKLRSMVRGADAQLELCFDRDPALREEWESTQKLKRDPRITPLGRLLRKTSLDELPQIFNVLIGDMSLVGPRPMLPEQLPMYRNPHAYLGVRRESPGCGRLPPATRNPLICGQSWTCAMSSTSA, encoded by the coding sequence ATGACTCTGCATTATCGTGCTCTCCCGGATCTGACTGGTGTCGATCTGGGTCCGCTCCCCACCATAGGTGATCTACCTGTGTGGGACCAACCGCTCCTGGTCGCCCACCCGCGTGGAGCGACCCCGATTGCGCTTGCGACACCGCCAACGGTGCTGCCGCGCCTCAAGGACCGCTATGCGCTCTTTGGCAAGCGGCTGTTCGACATCATTCTCTCGGCAACGGCCCTGATTCTGGCGGCGCCTCTCTTGGTGCTGCTGTCGGTTGCCTTGTGGCTCGAAAGCGGAAATCCGTTTTACACGCAAGAACGGCTGGGCCTGAATGGCCGCCGGTTCCGCATGTTCAAGCTGCGCTCGATGGTGCGCGGGGCCGACGCGCAACTTGAGCTGTGTTTTGATCGCGATCCCGCCCTGCGCGAAGAATGGGAAAGCACGCAGAAACTCAAGCGTGATCCCCGGATCACGCCGCTGGGGCGTCTTTTGCGCAAGACCTCGCTGGACGAACTACCGCAGATCTTCAACGTGCTGATCGGTGACATGAGCCTTGTCGGACCGCGCCCGATGTTGCCCGAGCAACTGCCGATGTACCGCAACCCGCATGCTTATCTGGGGGTGCGGCGGGAATCACCGGGCTGTGGCAGGTTACCGCCCGCAACGAGGAATCCTTTGATCTGCGGGCAATCCTGGACTTGCGCT